A stretch of Eubalaena glacialis isolate mEubGla1 chromosome 10, mEubGla1.1.hap2.+ XY, whole genome shotgun sequence DNA encodes these proteins:
- the TEX12 gene encoding testis-expressed protein 12, producing MSAHESVTGSCLQNMMASHLVKPDTRNCKRPRELEPQMPDSPQLSSLGKSDSSFSESSGLFYKDEALEKDLNDISKEINLMLSTYAKILSERAAVDASYIDEIDGLFKEANTIENFLIQKRELLRQRFTVIANTLHR from the exons ATGAGCGCCCATGAGAGTGTGACAGG CTCTTGCCTCCAGAATATGATGGCCAGTCACCTTGTAAAACCTGATACTAGAAATTGCAAGAGACCAAGAGAGTTGGAG CCTCAAATGCCGGATAGTCCACAACTGTCCTCTCTTGGAAAATcagattcttctttctctgaaagcTCTGGACTATTTTATAAAGATGAAGCCCTGGAGAAAGATTTGAATG ATATAAGCAAGGAAATTAATCTAATGTTGTCTACATATGCAAAGATCTTAAG tGAGAGAGCAGCAGTAGATGCATCGTATATTGACGAGATAGATGGACTCTTCAAAGAAGCCAATACTATTGAAAACTTTCTAATACAGAAAAGAGAGCTCCTGAGACAGAGGTTTACAGTGATTGCAAACACACTACACAGATAA